ATCCCTATAAGACCAGCCAACAACCTCCAGATTTGCACTTCTTCCTTGAATTGTCCATGTAATCTTGAATTCTTTCCATGCATGCCAGTAGCACCATCCTACTTCCTTGCACCAAGGCTGTCTCCATCTGACTATTAACACCAGCAAATTCCATCATAAGCAGATTTCTAGAAATTCTCCAACTGCCTTCATCACCCATATTTCACACCTTCCTCTACAAGAAACACTATTTTTAGCATTCTgcgttattattattttcacaCAGCATTTCTGCAtagcatttttatatttttgttcaATGTTATGTATTCCTTTTATTGTTGGACTAAagtatttttctttctctttatgaAGAGTGAATccaggagaaaagaaaaaggttttGAATCCAAACAAAGCTCAAAGTCCTATGAAGAAGATAGGTTACGATTTCCAATTTCGATCGAGTGCTGAACTAGCCAAGCAATATCAGATTAAGAGAGAAAAACTTGCTAATGATCGGGAGAATAGAGCTGTGAAACAGCAAGCACCATTAAGTCATAAAAGGAAGAATCCTATGTCTACAATATCAAATGCAAGAGAAGGACAAAGTAGACAAAGGTTAATTCAATCTAAGGAGTCCATTCAGCAGCAAGGAAATGGTAAATTACCTATGCACAAATCCACAGTCCAACTGTCTTCAAAGGAAGTTCTTAACACTTCAAATATGATTGAAAAAAGAcaaggagaaggagaaaaacaactTGGCATTCATGAGCTACAAAATGTCAAAAAGGTGAAGAGAAAGTCGGTCTTACCGACGACAAGTCTTGATCTTTTCCTACAACAAAAAGGAACACATGTGGGTGGAGAGAAACTACCTGATATTCAGCCAGTTAATGAGTCCAGATCTATGCCGTCCCCTCTTGTTGATGAGCATAATATTGAACTTGATAATTTTGATGCACAAGAAGAAGTTGGCGATGATGAGTGTGTTAGAGACGAAGCTATGGACGTTGATTCACATATAGGTGGTATGTCTTAAACCTTGTAATTTTGTTTGtattcattatatttttatttatttatgtatagaTTGTTACATCAATCCAGGAACATCAGATAAGAAGAAAGTTCGAGGGCAAACAAAATGTATGCTGATTCATGCAAGAAATCTTCAGGAGAGAGAGGAGGTGACATTTGACAAAGGACAAGCCGTGGGACCAATCGGTAAAAGAGTGTCTCAGTTAAGCAACTTCATAGGAACAGTTGCCAGGAATCCTAGATTTATCACATTACTATTCACTAATTGGCATGCTGTTCCAGATGATACGAAACAACGAATGGTGGATTATGTTAAAGTAAGAACAATCAATTTTCAATTGTGTATTTTATTGGGTTTCTTACCAAATGAAGATAACATATATGTCATTTGCATAGACCAAGTTCATAATTCCAGCAGAAGGAAATAAGTGGGTGAtggatgttatatcctgtatttcgtacgtcggaatattttaagttacttgcgacaaattatgggcgagactattttccgactttgttttacgataagtggcttatgattttgttggaaagaagcattaaggaaaaatttgggactaaaaatgcattatggaaaaatttaaaatttcatgaaattagaggggtgtggccggccacatgtgatgtggtccatggccacatggaagttaaatatatgggaattggatgaccaagataatcattttcatcatttttcatctttaagaaaattctagagaattggagaaaaagaaaagaaaaagaagagaaagacatggagcatgtgcacggtcatgtgcacatttatatatatatatatatatatatatatatatggatgactaaGTCAAGCAAGCATTCATCTTCTCCActtgagaaagttcaagaaatatgaagaaaaagggagaaggagaaaacggaCAAGAGGGGCTGGCTCATGAACttggtcatgaaaaataattttcttcaagccttcctactaattaaaaggtcctctacaccatggagtaattgttgggacATGCAAAACATTCTTTCTTGCAAATCATGAGCTAGCCGAGAGGTGAAGTGGGTGGAaagaggtgaggtttaatcttctttatatgttttataggtgtttatgcatgttgtgatatgtagaaacaaatgaagttcatgaaaatatggagtcattgttgtggccgtgtatatatatatatatatatattgtgtagggtaggaatgaagaactaatgttatttggtgtttggttgatgttgttgtgaatggtttgaacatgttgtgatgtgtaggtATGCATAGGAATTGTGTAGGTtgatgttggaaaaaaaattgccaaggccgtgtgtgggctgtttttggagGCCAAGgtgaatcaaatatattttcttgtaattacgataataatgttgtcaatggttgaattgttggtgtagcttatgagtttagaagaaaagaaatgtgtcgtcgaTGTttacttggacttggaaggtttcgggttgccttgtatgttggatgggctgatttgaatattgtgcggattacttgaaatattcttgaatcttgatgaaatgatctcggattagtatttgaatatgtgaatgtcgatgttgacttgaacgtatgtagtttattggaatataaatggaatgtcgtcgaattatatagaaaggagttattaatgttagaatgtgtttggaattgattatcgatgttgttatcatgctggttggtattgttgataatgatttggccgagttaaattctcggggacgtcgaatttacaggggagatgctgcccaaatttccgtagataacatgatggcttggaattgaatccttcaaTGCTTATGACCAATGTTTGATGTCCAATGACGTTGTTGTggattttgggaagccgagacgtaagttggattagcgtaggaagcgaacgaggtatgtaagcttaacccttctttctttggcatgtctcagtgaaaagtaagttatgacacgtaccccgaggtaattctactcttgcggtccgagcatgctTATGATCCATAtgtgtttcttgatattcatattcttaatatagtcaaattatgttctttatgtttttcacatgaatggatttcaaagattgcataaaagtttgtttccaaaaagagtttgtttcctaaacaattccgaaactacgaacgtccgtaactttcaccgaaaggctcggatcgcttcgttATGGTTGTAGGAAGTCCTAAAATGTATGATAtctgtaactttccgaggcgaactcggattggtttgacgtatgactacgatccctatggtttgaatatgactatgacccttatggatttgtaaatacgtatgatgtatgttatgtttccgaaagatatttgatataactattgtccgattttcaaatgacattccgcttagactacttcattgagtctctgagtatgattttatgtgcatatggtttgtcactactccgctcgtgccagcctcaatatgtccttcactgcgtcccgggccagggcatgtattcgtgcacgactctattgcattattcaccgcgtccctcactagagggccggggcacgttatatatatatatgatatgatgatgatgtgatgatatggagatggtggccaggatggcataccaagtcccttgctagcggggccgggacacgctattcaccgagtccctcactagagggccgggtacggtatgtatatatgtatatgcatgcatgatgatgacatgattttacttaccgcgtccctcactgagagggccggggcacgttatatgtatatgagtatgatgattttacctaccgagtccctcactgaggggccgggacacgctatatgtttacatgatgattatatgatttgatatgcatgataaatgttttcaaagacaagttttatgattttctgtactcagtgtttcagtatgatcccgcttattgtatttcatggtttacatactcagtacatattccgcatcgaccccgctttcttggGTCGCATTTCATGCGCGCgtgtacacccagatgagttgaagatattagcagaagatgttctagcgggattggcgagctccattttctccggagtgctgccgagctAGAGCTTTATGATGTggtttcatgtcccatgttagagactttgcagacagtgtcgtgggtataagatgtcggttatgtaagcggctatgtaaaccGATGTGTTGTTACGCGTTGTATTATAagtctatatgtttctatatgttgcagattttctttgattcaagaaaggcaAAAAGCATGTTATTTTTTCGAaagatttttgttatgtatttgtgtcatgatttgagagccagcgtgattacgagtattatgtgagtcagcgggttcgctcggccctaaataagggtcgggtgcccatcacgccctaacagaaattagggtgtgataATGGATGGTCTTCGTGAAGCTTGGAGACAACACAAGAAAACTACTAAGGAGACACATTTTGATGTGAATCGTAGTATTGAAGATATGGTAGAAAAGCATCCCCCTGAGATACCAGAAGTTCAATTTCGCCAATTAATTGAATATTGGATGGATGAAGATGTCCAAGTGAGATTAAACAATGCATTCTACTCTTGAACATATTATTAAattatatctttttttctttttgattagTAACTAATATACTTCTGTTGGTGGAATTTTAGGCCATcacccaaaaatattttgaaaatagaaaaaaacaaaagtggAGGCATCGGATGGGAcctatttgtcacgacccaaccccgtaggccatgactagtgtccgaattggacacccACGCGCACCTGACACTCAGAATTAGCATActaaacttgcataaatataaatgatCACATATAGCCTCAGCTTAACGCATAATAGCCAACATATGTCACCAAAAGCCGGCGAGGCCGTCGTA
This is a stretch of genomic DNA from Lycium ferocissimum isolate CSIRO_LF1 unplaced genomic scaffold, AGI_CSIRO_Lferr_CH_V1 ctg2344, whole genome shotgun sequence. It encodes these proteins:
- the LOC132043370 gene encoding uncharacterized protein LOC132043370 — its product is MKKIGYDFQFRSSAELAKQYQIKREKLANDRENRAVKQQAPLSHKRKNPMSTISNAREGQSRQRLIQSKESIQQQGNGKLPMHKSTVQLSSKEVLNTSNMIEKRQGEGEKQLGIHELQNVKKVKRKSVLPTTSLDLFLQQKGTHVGGEKLPDIQPVNESRSMPSPLVDEHNIELDNFDAQEEVGDDECVRDEAMDVDSHIGGTSDKKKVRGQTKCMLIHARNLQEREEVTFDKGQAVGPIGKRVSQLSNFIGTVARNPRFITLLFTNWHAVPDDTKQRMVDYVKVRTINFQLCILLGFLPNEDNIYVICIDQVHNSSRRK